TATGTATTGGAAATAAATGCTATTTTACTCCTTGTGTACCAGTTCTCGGCCTGCCTTCTGACCTTCCTTGGGCACTGATTCTGTACTGCTATtgtcctcctgtgtaccagttcccagTTCCTACCTGTTCCAGAAACTCTTCTAACTACTTCCAGCATTCGTACTCTTACCTCAGCTCTGTCGACATCTCTTCCACTTACTTATTATGCCTTGAGGCAGACCTGAAGGCTGCAATCTGCAAATTACCAGCAGtgaagcccatcccaccttgcagtGGTTCTTCATCCCAACTGGGGGGAAGggctcgttagactctgcgcctttggCCAGCCAGCACCAATCTTGACTAACACTCGGAATCCAAACCATCTTATAGTGATTGTTACAAGCggcttgtctacaaccatctcagcaGTTAcatctctgacaactccctccgtgatcctctccaatctagctcccgccccctccattccacagaaactgccttgaccaaagtcaccaatgatcttttCTCAGCCAGCTCTAGGGGCCACTTTCCCTGCCTATCCTCCTGGACATCTCtgtggcctttgacactgtagatCACCCTCTCCTACTCCACTCCCTTAACATCACTGGGCATTCTAGCACTATCCTTTCGTGGTTCATCtcctacctcaccaaccgctccttctcagtttcTACCTCAGGTTCTTCCTCTCCTTCATCCATCCTTCCCACAGGAGACTCACTGTCCTCTGCTTTTCTTTGTACACCTCCACCATGGGTGAACCCATCagttccagtaccacctctatgccgacGACACTGAACTCTAattctcatctcctgatctctcccttttcctcctctctaggtgtccagttgcctctccagcatctcctcctggatgtccttacacTTTCTCAAAcataacatggccaaaactgaactcattgtcttacCTCAATCAAGAGTCTCTTCCACtcccgacctttctatcactgttgacatcaccactatctcctctgttccccaggCTCATTGCCTAGGAGTCATTTTTGACTCCTCCCTTTCCTTCACCCCTcaaattcaatctcttgcccaatcctgtcgcttacAGCTCTGCAACATCGCCCGTATCAGACTGTTCCTCTCCCCGGATGccatcaaaactcttatccactcactgatcatttctcatcttAACTActacaaccttctccttactgggtTCTCCCGCTCCCATTTCGCTCCTCtttgatctatacttaatgctgcagctagatttATCTTCCTGTctcgctgctccacatctgcaTCCCCCctctgccaaaccttacactggctccccttcccctactgaATTCTttgcaaactcctcaccctcaggatttctcctgtgctgccctccACCACTGGAATTATTTCCCTCATTCtgtcagactatcccctagcctgcatAGCTTTATACGGCAATTGAAAACCCATCTGTTTAGAAATACCTACctgtcctccacttaaccatgtCACATGAAGTACACCTCACCCTCTTTTATCCTGCATCTATCCCCCTCTTACATTGAGTCACCCCCATATGTCAGTTGTTTATCTGCCCCTTgccttttagattgtaagttctagtGAGCAGTGCCcttttccctcctgttctcattaactataacttttgctcaccagctacactgcgcacctcctccttgggttCTCTGCACTTTGACTCcattcctccattgtctttgcacttCTTTTAATAGCTCTAAACCTGTTACGCCAGTTTCCGTAGTATAAATTGAACACATTTACGCTGTGCATGCACACAAATAGAATGAACGCATATGTGCCAATGCATACtagcacatatctgacacttgcaccTTTTTGTGATTGAAGAAGTGGAATGGGGGGGGTGATGTACAACTGCAGACCGGGCACAGTAAGGGCATAGTCATGCAAATACAGCTCATACAAACCTGCAGAAACATTTATATATGCCTTTAAGAAGGTGTATCTATAGGACCTGTTGGatggcaggtgcaaatacacccTGCTGATAAGGACTTGGAGTAAGGCAATCACATATGCTGCCAATGTAGAGCCATACACATCTCGAGATGTGTACTGCTCTGCATATGGCCCAAAATACgttatttgtgttgttttttaaGAGAACATTTACACCCATTTTGTGACCAACATATCATTAGTCCCTATATGTCTGCTTTTGATTTCAATTATACTGTTTATCTCAAAAGGCTGCTATTACTGTCGTATATGTGTtcataacaatatacatatatattatctgAACACTATCTCATTAATTAGTCTTTCTACTTTGAACTTTGTATTCCACCTGCTCCAGTAATCACATATAGAACAAATCATTACATGAACTGAAGGAGATTCATATGCGTAATATACTGCATTTATAGCACATTAACATTTGTCAAAAGCCTATAAACAACATACCAATACCTACCTCTCTTCAAAGAGCACTATTTGTGGTTCTAATCTTTCTAACAAGATTTATATCTATGTATGGTGGATTATCTACCTAATGTGGGTCTAAACTTTCTGCTGTGATTTCTCAGTAATACAAGGGATCTTAGGGATTCACAACACAATCCCTGGCAATAATGAACAATGAAGACATAGAATAATAAACTAGCTTGCCATAACTAGTCTACTCTCATATATAATGTAGACTAATaatgtatctatttgtgtgaTTAGGGAATTCTATATGACTAATATCTTCTATAGCAGATTAAGAATCACTGACTGCAGTCGTTTTTTCTTCTAATccacatttctttattttctttcactCACACATAGGTTTTAATATTTCTTGCCTTAGGTAGGAGCAACTATTGTCTCCTTTTAATGAACTTTTATGATTTTAAAAGTATGCACTTTATTCTCTTTGTGTCTAAAGTCTCCATCAGACATAAATAACCAATCTGTTTCTTCTATTATTCTCGACTATCAAGTTGTTaaaaactaaaatttaaagtatatattgtatgtaaggCGGCCTTTGTTTTTTCCATTACAACTATCATAAACAATTCTGGGAAATTTCCTTTATGTCACAGGAAAAAGTAAATATATCACTGAAACaggagtttattaaaaaaaataaaaataaagaagattatttaatttatactttCAGTTCTTCTTATCTTCCCAAAGTGGaaatatttaaaggaaattgAGGTTGATTAGTATATCCTACTCATGACTCATGAGATGACGTAATCCAGtacaaatgtatataatatgtctGGTATTACTCCACACAGTTGTCTGTACTAACTTATAGTCAGGGAAGATCTGTACTGCAGCTGTCATCATGGACTCCAAGTGTGTTGTCATCCTTTGCTTCCTCTTGCTTTCTGCTACTCTTATACAAGGTATAGTCATATAATGATGGATTATCTTGAGCATATTCCTTTGTTACTTTCTACATAAACACTCATCCTTCATTGTTTTCATTTGTAATCAGGGTTTGCTGTACCACGTGGGAACCGGTGTTTGTGCAAGAATTTGTCCAAAAGGCTAAATGTGATGGCAGTGGCAAAGTTGGAGATTTACCCAAGAAGCTCTTCATGTGAAAACATTGAATACATGTAAGTAGCCAGTccatatgtttattgctgttgcaGTGCCTAAGGTGTGTCAGGTCATGAAACTACCCTATAGTCAAGTCTATCCATATGGAAAGACTGTTCTTGcggaaataaaacacaaaaacctTTAGTCAGTGACGACAAAGCACACTAAGATATGAGGATTATCAGATAAAAGCAATTTGCTAAAATAGTTTACTTGCTTCTACATCTGTTATACTATTACATGTATGATAAGGCACAAAAGAAGCATTTACTATCTTATCTTCTAAGATAATTTTGACAAAATTTGCACAAGCAATAACACAAATTGAGGTATATGAAACATGGAAATTACAGACTATGTATTTTCTTATGTGTAATAAAGCTTACTAACTATGTTAATAGCCTTCTTGGTGTCATTGTTTCACAGTGCTACTCTGAAAGGCTCAAATCTTACAAAATGTGTTAGTCCTGACTTAAGAGAAGTAAAGGCTCTACTGGGTGGAAAAAATCGGTAAGTATTACTCTCtatgtttaaaaacattttatttctgaTTGTGTTAGAGACATCTtcgtgtaaatgtatcaagctgggagtttccACCatttttgaaaagtagagatgttgcctatagcaaccaatcaaattctagctgtcattttgcagaatatactaaataaatgataagtagattctgattggttgctataggcaacatctccatttttcaaacccgctagaaactcgcagcttgatacctTTACTCCCTAGTCTTTTTGGCTTTTGACTGTGTCTCAAGCACTGAACAGCTTGAATGGGCTATGAAAAATAgtaaatgaaaaaatgttttgccacaaTGTTCTTATTTAATACTTCAAATCATTTTAAAGCATGTTTATTTAATATGGAATGCATAATTGTGAATGCATATGGTAAATAGTGTTTATTGGTTACAATGTCATATGAAATGCTTAAATATGTATCTACTTCACATGACCCATATTTTAATTCCTCTAGACACCTCAAACATATTCCAGTGATCCGTCACCAATGAATGAAAGGATGGGATAAAACTGACCAATGTGGCAGCCTTCATAGTCACATGCTCAACTTGCTATTACTATGAATAATGTTACAATGTTGTGGAACAGGCAGCTATAATGTtaaaatctgttttgttttatatttttacaaatgttCTGTGATGACCAATGCTCtctatttctattttaaaatgtgcaatatttatgtaaaatgtaactgtataataaatcctaattttataccagtacatgtaaatatatttaaaatatgtaaataacagAACATATTTCTAACTTTAATTTTCCattcattaattttatatttttgttgcaaAATATGGCAGAAATGTTTTAGATTATGGTGCAATCCTGCATTGTGATTGGCTGTatatctttcaataaaaaaaataatttatatgttatatgtccTATTtgaatttgttttgctttattctTTATTAACTTTTGTGAATTCTGACTATGAGAATCACTATAGAAATGTTTATCTGTCACAGGTTATTTGGAACAAAGCATAGCTCTGCAGATTTCAAAAGTGATTCTTaaagattaaacaaaaaaatagtaatatagaaACCAAAATGGGAACTCttctatttgggaaaaaaatattattgatgtTAAAAGATGATAATATATTGTACCAGCTGCATGTCAATATGCCcatgcttggtatatcccatattgtatatggtaccaggtgcatggcaatataaatgcacacatatgtatataaaagaaaaaagacagctgtcagcgcttatccttaagactgcatatctgtgtgtatctagcaaaatgaaaacatgaggtattagatcatattttgatcaaaacatttaagcctgcatcccagcatcaataGCACcttattatatgcaggtcctatgctgacctatatgctttaaacaccattaaaatgcagttaaaatcagatgcactcactccccaggtataggggtttatatATAACAAGggttggcttgtgagccacatccAAATGTACCTTAAATagtcttgatggacagctgctatgacaataaggcaatattttgaaacaaaaccagagaaaaaacaagcccatatttagtatatcccatattatatatggtaccagctgcttggcaatacgcccatgcttggtatatcccatattgtatatggtaccagctgcgtggcaatataaatgcccatatatgtatacaaaacaaaaaagacagttgtcagcgcttatccttaacactgcatatctgtgtttatctaacaaaatgaaaacatgaggttttagttcatattttgatcaaaatatttaagcctacAACCCAGCGTCAaggacacctcattatatgcaggtcctacactgacataTATGCTTTATACACCATTAGAATGCAGTAAAAATCATCATTGTAGTCAGACTACCTAAACCTGAAAGactaataacagagaataatgtCTTTCCTCAACGAGAGTTAACAAGATTAAACATCAAGGGAAATATCTTTATGTCCAGTAGATGTAGATGCACGTGTAGTCGTTTACAAAGAATGCAAAAGTATTTATTCAATGTTTTTCTCACTATATATGATTGTCGTCATTAGCAATgagtaaaatgacatacaaattgAGTTTCCTGGCGGAATAGGCAGTGGTGCAAAGTTATGGTGATACAATCTTTGAATTATTCTTCTGCTTTGCCCTTGCATTCAATGATCATTTTGCgctgtatttgtacatttttatttagttGAATTTACAGTCTATATATAGAGCTGCAATGAcaatgtcaattcattctgctctgtggtgtggttgtGGTATAATAGGGGAGAAGTCTGGGTGGAAATAAAATCAATGGGAAGTCCAGTAGAACAAAAAGTATATGGGGAACTCTGTGGAACATTAAAGCCCAAATTCCGCTGGCGGGATGTGTAATACTCTGCAGCCAAATATTctgaacagttttaaaaatttcACTTATCtctagcaaacaaaacaaacaataataccGGATAGTGAATTAAGTGAAATGCAATTCAGTCTTTCAAAGATCCCCATAcattacctttaatatattattattattattattattattattattatcatttatttgttaggcgccacaaggattCCGCAGCacagtacacagtacaaacagtagaccatacagggtgacaaagtacagaacaataaacacaaagtaccaatacttcagaactctgGGTAGACATAtgggtaaagacggagcagaagaacaggtatggagacaggaggggagaggggccctgctcatacgagctcacatcctaagggagggtgaacaaacaggcacaatatggagccattaaagtaagggagagaaaggcggggctaggggagagagggaagaacggggcagcacggtggctcagtggttagcacttctgcctcacagcactggggtcatgagttcaattcccgaccatggccttatctgtgtggagtttgtatgttctccccgtgtttgcgtgggtttcctccgggtgctccggtttcctcccacactccaaaaacatactggtaggttaattgactgctataaaaaaaatggactctagtctctctctctctctgtcttctgtgtgtgtatgttagggaatttagactgtaagctccaatggggcagggactgatgtgaatgagttctctgtacagcgctgcagaattagtggcgctatataaataaatggtgatgatgatgagggacaAGGAGTTAGGCATCAGGGATCCTAACCCAAGATCCACCACGTATAGCAACAATAGAACTGACGAAGGTCAGGAGTACCCCCTGCAGACCACTATCAAGAACCCAGACCAAATACCAGCGGAGTTATCACCACACAAAAAAGCACATCTATCCAACCAGATTCCCCCTGATCAAACAACTTCTTAAGTACAACAGCAGCAAAAGGACTTATAAACATAGAAAGTCCAAAACCGCGCATAAGAACCAATAACAAAACCCGACTGCTAATTACTAAACACAAAGAGATGGAAACTGGTTACGTCAAGATAGTTAGATCCAGGTTTGATAAGGGAGCACAGCATATTGAGAAAGATCTGGAGCTAGTAAGGACCTCACTCCTGGACAGCTTTTCTAGTACCCAAGATTAGTTTATAACAACGGGTGGGGTACGCTATTACGATGCTGATTACCCCGACATCTAATATATAGGCAAAATAATTTTGAATACTAcaatttcaacataaataaaatatagactaTTACAAAGACACAGAAGATCTCTGACATGGCTTTTATTAAATCTGAATACAGAAAATACTGGCACTTAACATTGACGTCACTTAATACAGCGACATTAGTATTTAAAGCGCCCAAAGCAGGTAACAGtgcctagccctaaccctaaccctagccttaaccctaaccccaactccAACTCCAACtacaaccctaaccctaacccatagaTTACATTGTACAGTAGGTCCTGGTTTTtccgctttaaatacagaaatgtcTATGTCGCTATATTAAGTAACGGCAATTTGAAGTGCCAGGATTTTCTGTATTCGGATTTAATGACAGCCACGCCAGAGATCTTCTGCGTCTTTGTaatagtaagtctatattttatttatttatttatgtcgtAATGCAAGTATTCAGACTTATTTTGCCTATATATTAGTTGTCGGGGTAATCAACATCGTAATAGCGATTACCCCCGATAACAACACCCAGGAATCACAGATTCACCGTACCCCAATTAATTTTTTACAATTATGCCCCAGTACTTTTCTCCCACCAGACCCTGCTCTGAGGCTAGATATTTCAGTCCCCAACAGCCCCATAGGCCTCAAAAGAAGCTTGAGACCAGGTTCCACAGTGGAACTAGAGGAGGAAGAACTCCTCTTTGTAAGaccaaaaaataagaaaataagtcTCAAAGGAATTTTAACCTTTGTGTTACCGTCCTAATGGAACCACAAATATAACTATTAGATAAAGGACTCAAATTTGCCCCAAATAATACTGTGAAAAGTGTAAGTTAAGGTTGTATGCCTTTGTGACTTTTTGCCTTCTACATTTTGGATTGATTATTGACTTGGAAATCTTTGAGACATTCTCTTTGAACAATTTGAACGCCTTATAATAATATTGGGAGGATTATTATTTACAACAAAGACTCTATTCTTTGCACCAAGGATTTATCTTATTACCAGCTTAAAAGCAATATTGGAGCTTTGCTATTGCACGCACAATCTGCATCCTCAAATAATAGGGGATCTTGCTTTGTTATTAATCTCTCATACAAAGAATTTACTAACGATCAATTTATAGTTTTGAGACTTTATTACCTTTGGTTAGAAGAATATATTTCAGTTTTGTTACTAGTTTACTCATCTTTATCAGGTACTATTTACCAGCAGACAAGCACGATTGTTTATCTATCACCACATGCTGTTGCTATGTATTGTCTTTCACCTTGAATCTGAGTTTTATGTTATTTGCTCTGTCTTAACCCTTTAGTACCCTTCTAGCCAGGACAAGATTGTCATTGtatactgtttattttttatatctgtgtaCATATTAAAGTGTTATTGTATTTACTGTGCTTTGAATCATACACTACATGTAGGATTACATCCTATTCAGCCAATTTCTTTGTGTATGCATATGCAGATATTCACAAAGCGACATGGAGGTCTACTAATACATATAGATAGCTCGGCGTACAGTACAACTGGGAACATTATTAGGTAGTAATATTAATGCTGTCAGACAGCAAATGTTCTGTGAATAAAGAATGCAATCAAATATTTAATAACAAATTAAGATTCACATTGCTTTAAAGCGGAACTGTTGAAACTAACCTGGTAATGGTActtgaataattaaaaaaattagtatatTTGTGGAGCATCAGTTACTAACACTGATGTCTGTAAAGAGTCTCTACAAATAATTTACAATGCATAAAACAGGATACAAGATATGTGATTTGTAAAAGTAAAACTGTAGCagtaaaaaaagaggaactgagaTAATTACATATTTCAAAGCAGTCTATTGCAGTAGAATTATAAGAACAATTTCCAGGAACCACAATGAACTCATTGAAAGGAAATATGATGTTATTTACAAAATTTAGCATTTATGCTGACTGCTATTAAAATAACACAAACCAATGACTAACAAACCCCACTCTCTGCATTTTTATGCACCCCCAATCTTTTACAGCTGGTTTCAAAgactttttttctctgtccccttGGCAGGAGGAATGTGTACTCTAAATCCATGAACTTTGCAGCAGTCCATCCATACACAGCTCTGTTTCTTGAGACAGACATCGATAGGCAGCAGCAAAAACATGACACATTTACAGAGACAATCCAGGGGTCTAGTCTAACCTCAGGGATAGGGGCTGGCTGGTCTGgtctggggggcaagggggcctCTCCCCCCTCGGCTGGTCCCATATTGGGGTACCTGGGGCTGGGTAACTGgtacctgcattttttcttttaaaatagacTACTGATTTGAATCTTGCTACTGTAATGCTAGTAACAGTGGTAGTGGGTATAGTGAAGATATAAAGAATGATTTGTTTGTTCTCTGTTTgtactctgtacagtgctgcggaaatcttgtggctccttataaataaaggataataataataataataataataataatataatgttcaGTCAGTGCAGTTGGATTTTCCTGAAGTATATTAAGATAACCGCGACTTTACATGCTATGCAAATTACATAATTTACTTGCATGTTGCTTACGCCTATGCTTTTGATtgaaattgcgtccaactctacatatggctcattatgtagaagtattacatttaatttactgTAATCACGTGTGTATCCCTCAACAAAtgtaatgtgtattattattttgcattcatTGGTTGTTTGTAAATGTTGATGGTTGTAGGAAGAGACTATGACCAAACCAAGGTTGAACATCACCTTGACACATTTGAGGGAACACTGTGCCAGAATTATCCTTCATAGATGGCTCACCAGGTTGTCAGCGGATGTGGTTGTATTTCTCCTGGGTGTTACAGAGCCCAGAAAGATGTGGAAAGTAGGTTTGAACTGAGGAACTAGAGAtgctttttctgctttttttacacttatgTAAACTAACTCATAattaatttctatattttgtttttaatatcttGTAACATTTAATTAGTTAACAAGTTGTCCTGTATTTTCTGCATTCTCACATCTTTATATGCTTTGTTATTGCACTGATATTGAATGCATTATCACATCTTTATATTATCACATCTTTAAAAGTGTTGCTATTCTTATTAGCAATAGATCATTAATATAAGTACTGCTTGTATGAGGCAATCTCCTCCTATTGAATCATTGCACTTTCCCTAAAAGTGTCTCATTTCTGTTGTTATAACTGAAATTTGTAAAGACAGCTATGGAACCAGGAATAAGGTGAAAACATAagtggcctgagtcattaaagagagcaaaggataaaaaaagaagtaacattgcacctgggcaaaaccatgttgcattggagggggaggtacatttaaaatgtggggacagatttaaagttgggatagggcatatcctagatcaactttaaatttcaatgtagaaacaaagctatcaaatatttgtgtgctagatgaaaaaacagccagtatttaacgtatgcgGGAAAAaatagactaatttgcaccccttgcattgtaacatggtttgtcctggagaacatttactccttttttttgc
The Mixophyes fleayi isolate aMixFle1 chromosome 1, aMixFle1.hap1, whole genome shotgun sequence DNA segment above includes these coding regions:
- the LOC142106576 gene encoding C-X-C motif chemokine 10-like isoform X3; the protein is MDSKCVVIICFLLFSATLIQGFAVPRGNRCLCKNLSKRLNVMAVAKLEIYPRSSSCENIEYIATLKGSNLTKCVSPDLREVKALLGGKNRHLKHIPVIRHQ
- the LOC142106576 gene encoding C-X-C motif chemokine 10-like isoform X2 produces the protein MDSKCVVILCFLLLSATLIQGFAVPRGNRCLCKNLSKRLNVMAVAKLEIYPRSSSCENIEYIATLKGSNLTKCVSPDLREVKALLGGKNRHLKHIPVIRHQ